In Bacillus sp. NP247, one DNA window encodes the following:
- a CDS encoding LacI family DNA-binding transcriptional regulator codes for MANIKDIAKMAGVSVTTVSRVLNDHPYVSEEKRKVVLEIVEKLNYSQNANAVHLSKGKTNIVGVILPYINHPSFDAMVGGMMEVALAHNYRVLLCQTNYNKKEEMKSLHMLKTKQLDGLIICSRANDWEMIEPYASYGTIIACEDNDISNISSVYTNHSAAFQLGMNYLIEKSYKKIGYCTGRKLGPSSQKRFDVYKQQLQSIDEEVNEEWIFTECFTLEDGVRVAHKLKGMQDIPEALIVAGDEVAIGIMTEVEKLGIQVPEDLAIIGFDNQPISQVLQLTTIDQNLKEIGKTAFEMFYRQVSDENFSKQEKVEIPYELVERSTV; via the coding sequence ATGGCTAATATTAAAGATATCGCAAAAATGGCTGGAGTTTCAGTTACGACTGTTTCGAGGGTGTTAAATGATCATCCATACGTAAGTGAAGAAAAAAGGAAAGTTGTTTTAGAAATAGTTGAGAAATTAAATTACTCACAAAATGCAAATGCGGTTCATTTATCGAAAGGAAAGACGAATATTGTTGGTGTAATTCTGCCTTATATTAATCATCCGAGCTTCGATGCAATGGTAGGTGGAATGATGGAGGTGGCGTTAGCTCATAATTACAGGGTGCTACTTTGCCAAACGAATTACAATAAAAAAGAAGAAATGAAAAGTTTACATATGCTAAAAACAAAACAATTGGACGGTCTTATTATTTGTTCTCGTGCGAATGATTGGGAAATGATCGAACCGTATGCTTCTTACGGCACAATAATTGCTTGTGAAGATAATGATATTTCAAATATCTCAAGTGTATATACAAATCATTCAGCGGCTTTTCAATTAGGAATGAATTATCTTATTGAAAAAAGTTATAAAAAAATCGGTTATTGTACGGGAAGAAAGTTAGGGCCAAGTAGTCAAAAGCGTTTTGATGTTTATAAACAGCAATTGCAATCTATAGATGAAGAAGTTAATGAAGAATGGATTTTTACAGAATGCTTTACATTAGAAGATGGTGTGAGAGTGGCTCATAAGTTAAAGGGAATGCAAGATATCCCTGAAGCATTAATAGTAGCAGGAGATGAAGTTGCGATTGGGATTATGACAGAAGTTGAAAAATTAGGTATTCAAGTTCCTGAGGATTTGGCGATTATTGGCTTTGATAATCAACCCATTTCACAAGTGTTACAGTTGACAACTATTGATCAAAATTTAAAGGAGATAGGTAAAACGGCTTTTGAAATGTTTTATCGACAAGTAAGCGATGAGAATTTTTCTAAACAAGAAAAAGTGGAAATTCCGTATGAACTTGTGGAGCGTTCTACAGTTTAA
- a CDS encoding PH domain-containing protein has protein sequence MNELLSSMKKYVEDDEKILAFVVGIFEKDNFTLCYQYGIFAATTRRLLFYGKFPYYPATFKDYSYLHIEDIDFRPCFEFTCNHETVRAKYIQKGNVEQFVRAVRTNMNN, from the coding sequence GTGAATGAACTTTTATCGAGTATGAAAAAATATGTAGAGGATGACGAAAAGATTTTAGCCTTTGTGGTAGGGATATTTGAGAAGGATAATTTTACGCTATGTTATCAATATGGAATTTTTGCTGCCACTACTAGACGTCTCCTTTTTTACGGGAAATTTCCGTACTATCCCGCAACATTTAAAGATTACTCATATTTGCATATAGAGGACATAGATTTCCGTCCATGTTTCGAGTTTACTTGTAATCATGAAACCGTTAGAGCTAAGTATATTCAGAAAGGGAATGTGGAGCAATTTGTTCGTGCAGTTAGAACAAATATGAATAATTAA
- a CDS encoding YitT family protein → MINQRVKEIALITIGSLLFAIGINYFAIPNRLSEGGIIGLTVVTYYLFDWSPGIVNFGLNAILLAVGYKFFDKKTMVYTIIGIVETSLFLYVTEHIQYQVNGDTLLAALFAGVFVGIGLGCMFKAGGTSGGSAILARLANQYLGWSVGKGVLIIDIVVIAGSVFIIGQEKAMYTLVAVFIGAKVIDFIVEGMDTKTAVTIISNQPDLIRETITKNMTRGVTVLEGRGGYTGKNKEVLYVVINKQELVKLKQVISRVDEDAFVVIHDVRDVLGGGFKAS, encoded by the coding sequence ATGATTAATCAACGTGTGAAGGAAATCGCATTAATTACAATCGGTTCATTACTATTTGCAATTGGTATTAATTACTTCGCGATTCCAAACCGTTTATCAGAAGGTGGAATCATCGGTCTAACGGTTGTTACTTATTATTTATTTGATTGGTCACCAGGAATTGTGAATTTTGGTTTAAATGCAATTTTATTAGCTGTAGGTTATAAATTTTTTGATAAGAAAACGATGGTTTACACAATTATAGGTATTGTGGAAACATCTTTGTTTTTATATGTTACAGAGCACATTCAGTATCAGGTGAATGGTGATACATTACTAGCAGCTTTATTTGCTGGTGTATTTGTAGGTATCGGATTAGGATGTATGTTCAAAGCTGGAGGTACATCAGGAGGATCGGCAATTTTAGCACGGTTAGCAAACCAATATTTAGGTTGGAGCGTTGGTAAAGGTGTGCTTATTATTGATATTGTAGTAATTGCTGGTTCTGTATTTATAATAGGACAAGAAAAGGCAATGTATACACTTGTTGCTGTATTCATCGGAGCGAAAGTTATTGATTTCATTGTAGAAGGAATGGATACAAAAACGGCTGTTACGATTATCTCGAATCAACCAGACTTAATTCGTGAGACCATTACGAAAAACATGACACGCGGTGTCACTGTATTAGAAGGACGCGGCGGATATACTGGTAAAAATAAAGAAGTATTATATGTTGTTATTAATAAACAAGAGCTTGTTAAGTTAAAGCAAGTTATTAGCCGAGTAGATGAAGATGCTTTCGTTGTTATTCACGATGTACGTGATGTACTTGGTGGTGGCTTTAAAGCGAGCTAA
- a CDS encoding YxeA family protein, which produces MKKKMITTIIAMIVIVVMLLPTKLGPVIDKYNPLYTTKEYYTIVDTIGQHVGDEWYEYEFIAFDERGKEQKIKKTVKHMLKRDEALKVYAKGRYGESIEEIEAVNIPINAKSKLLTVR; this is translated from the coding sequence ATGAAGAAAAAAATGATCACTACTATAATAGCGATGATAGTGATAGTAGTAATGTTACTGCCTACGAAACTTGGACCAGTTATTGATAAATATAATCCACTTTATACGACGAAAGAATACTATACAATTGTGGATACGATTGGTCAGCATGTCGGTGATGAATGGTATGAATATGAATTTATTGCATTTGACGAACGTGGAAAAGAACAAAAAATAAAGAAGACTGTTAAGCATATGTTAAAGAGAGATGAAGCGTTAAAGGTGTACGCAAAAGGACGCTACGGCGAGTCAATTGAAGAAATTGAAGCTGTAAATATTCCTATTAATGCGAAGAGTAAACTTTTAACGGTGAGATAG